A section of the Humulus lupulus chromosome 2, drHumLupu1.1, whole genome shotgun sequence genome encodes:
- the LOC133817914 gene encoding uncharacterized protein LOC133817914, translating into MEKDQEQRHVCKFCNRSFLNGKVLGGHMRCHVAKNSTKTEKKLNNHPDMEGGERVGYGLRVNPKKSCKVSGSTQETSEQEIICQVCDKGFDSLRALFGHMRHHSGKRRKMVSCKECGKEFESLRAVTGHMKSHSERFRVSIESSDVPSEKPFGDSQHSGGTSGLVRRKRSRRLRYNTNKITPNSSVSNLSESSYDTEYDQQEIEEVAICLLMLSRGVRNWDGFTSLTESSDNISSALEVKSPNPSKQILDNGVDGSLKMKKPRLEKSEFCFADYNNYFLDDKKVSEFSEFNFGSASSEEKIVNFDDRSALALVDAAEIEKEGIDKMSIISIEMELEEEGEEEEEVGLDLGTGFGSRKSSLSEKTKFDYNSGSEMLDNSPKKSGYKCRTCNKIFYSHQALGGHQTVHRTPKNCSTLQIYNRHTVTQCEDFPGNEANGNSSKTDCNEVSLELEVDNRVSTMTSYEIKEHKCPICFKIFGSGQALGGHKRAHIVKDSETGPEPITILKHSICGVSDVLNGVPMTPEDEANTEVDLKSWWVKNGQKHELLVGLIPN; encoded by the coding sequence ATGGAAAAAGATCAAGAACAGAGGCATGTATGCAAGTTCTGTAACAGGAGTTTCTTGAATGGAAAGGTCTTGGGAGGTCATATGAGGTGTCATGTAGCTAAAAATTCAACGAAGACGGAGAAAAAGCTTAACAACCACCCAGATATGGAAGGTGGTGAACGCGTTGGTTATGGCCTAAGAGTCAACCCCAAAAAGTCTTGCAAAGTTTCAGGCTCGACCCAAGAAACTTCAGAGCAAGAAATCATCTGCCAAGTTTGTGATAAAGGGTTCGATTCTTTGAGAGCCTTGTTTGGTCACATGAGGCATCACTCGGGTAAGAGAAGGAAAATGGTTTCGTGCAAAGAATGTGGGAAAGAGTTCGAGTCATTGAGGGCTGTTACTGGTCACATGAAGAGTCACTCCGAAAGGTTTAGGGTCTCCATTGAATCGAGTGATGTACCAAGTGAGAAGCCTTTTGGGGATAGTCAACATAGTGGTGGAACCTCTGGACTGGTTCGAAGAAAAAGATCGCGAAGATTGAGGTATAATACTAATAAGATCACTCCAAATTCTTCTGTTTCTAATTTGAGCGAATCTTCTTATGATACTGAGTATGATCAACAAGAAATAGAGGAGGTTGCTATTTGCTTGTTGATGCTGTCTAGAGGGGTTCGAAATTGGGATGGATTTACTTCACTTACTGAGTCTTCTGATAACATTTCTTCAGCTCTTGAGGTTAAGTCTCCTAACCCAAGTAAGCAAATTCTGGACAATGGTGTTGATGGGTCTCTCAAGATGAAAAAGCCAAGGCTGGAAAAGTCTGAGTTTTGCTTTGCAGATTACAACAATTATTTCCTTGATGACAAGAAAGTATCTGAGTTTAGTGAATTCAATTTTGGGTCTGCAAGTAGTGAAGAAAAGATAGTGAACTTTGATGATCGATCTGCATTAGCTCTGGTTGATGCTGCTGAGATTGAGAAAGAAGGTATTGACAAGATGAGTATCATCTCCATTGAAATGGAActggaagaagaaggagaagaagaagaagaagtgggTTTGGATCTAGGTACTGGTTTTGGATCACGGAAGTCTAGTTTGAGTGAGAAAACCAAGTTTGATTACAATTCTGGGTCTGAAATGTTAGACAATTCTCCCAAGAAAAGTGGCTATAAGTGCAGGACCTGCAACAAGATTTTCTACTCTCACCAGGCACTTGGGGGCCACCAAACTGTTCACAGAACACCCAAAAACTGCTCCACATTGCAGATTTACAACCGCCATACTGTCACTCAGTGTGAAGATTTTCCTGGAAATGAAGCTAATGGCAACTCTAGCAAAACTGATTGCAATGAGGTGTCATTGGAGCTGGAGGTGGATAATAGAGTAAGTACCATGACAAGTTATGAGATTAAGGAGCACAAATGTCCCATTTGTTTCAAGATTTTTGGTTCAGGCCAAGCTTTGGGGGGTCATAAGAGGGCTCATATCGTTAAAGATTCTGAGACTGGACCAGAACCGATCACTATATTGAAGCATTCTATCTGTGGTGTCTCAGATGTACTTAATGGTGTTCCAATGACACCTGAGGATGAGGCCAACACTGAGGTTGACCTCAAGTCATGGTGGGTCAAAAACGGCCAAAAGCATGAATTGCTGGTAGGTTTAATACCCAACTGA
- the LOC133817913 gene encoding uncharacterized protein LOC133817913, whose protein sequence is MHINKRPFNDEDSCEVASKHPRQLECVNELAPVVDIVPSQNAHQNSFSGDSSFNICRDKGRFSSDLITEVSKQTKAPDNGVSSGISHYLWFNNSLIEADARLDTAANLSLFPEYFDHGERLRGLLQSDDIHASPVDYSPQRSVPIGPEHQVYVPEWDQQGSQLSDYQIDPQNQVSCGSSLDPMVHADEEKMGTCVIFMPESEVSLHYCSQDRASKSDCMCIDEGSIRCVRQHVFEAREKLRENIGLSLFEELGFCDMGEEVAKRWTEEEGHIFHEIILANPLSLGKNFWDHLSMAFPSRTIKDLVSYYFNVFMLRKRAGQNRFDPLNIDSDNDEWQQSDLGGLECGEDSVVESPADPHAAVYYQQDNLEDCHEDLEDANEMGGYKDEDDAVVVSSPATDEEDRGDIDNGTGADVKDSPGTYGETAMDLLGKIPNNNNREDSDVQDDSCTSYEYQRDGIEQCCPHDEGSLGS, encoded by the exons ATGCACATAAACAAGCGGCCATTTAATGATGAGGATTCTTGTGAAGTTGCTTCCAAGCATCCAAGACAATTAGAATGTGTTAATGAGCTTGCTCCAGTTGTAGATATTGTTCCGTCTCAGAATGCTCACCAAAATTCTTTTTCAG GTGATAGCAGTTTTAATATATGTCGAGACAAAGGAAGATTTTCAAGTGATTTGATTACCGAGGTCTCAAAGCAGACGAAAGCACCTGATAATGGTGTTTCTAGTGGCATTTCTCATTATTTGTGGTTCAACAACAGTCTTATTGAAGCAGATGCAAGGTTGGATACAGCCGCTAATCTATCACTATTTCCAGAATACTTTGACCATGGAGAGCGACTGAGGGGTTTACTTCAATCAGATGACATTCATGCATCTCCAGTTGATTATTCTCCTCAAAGGTCAGTTCCCATAGGTCCAGAGCATCAAGTTTATGTTCCAGAATGGGATCAACAGGGTTCACAGTTGTCAGATTATCAAATTGATCCTCAAAATCAGGTATCATGTGGTTCTAGCCTGGACCCTATGGTTCATGCCGATGAAGAGAAGATGGGTACTTGTGTCATTTTCATGCCTGAGTCGGAAGTATCCTTACATTATTGCTCCCAAGATAGAGCAAGCAAAAGTGACTGTATGTGCATTGATGAGGGTTCTATCAGATGTGTGAGACAACATGTATTTGAAGCTAGAGAAAAATTAAGGGAAAATATTGGACTAAGTTTATTTGAGGAATTGGGTTTCTGTGATATGGGTGAAGAGGTCGCCAAGCGATGGACTGAAGAAGAAGGACATATTTTCCATGAGATTATTCTCGCAAACCCTTTATCATTAGGTAAGAACTTTTGGGATCATCTCTCTATGGCTTTTCCTTCTCGTACAATCAAGGACCTTGTGAGCTATTATTTTAATGTCTTCATGCTTCGAAAGCGTGCTGGACAGAACAGATTTGATCCACTAAACATTGATAGTGACAATGATGAGTGGCAACAAAGTGATCTTGGAGGTCTTGAGTGCGGTGAGGACTCTGTGGTGGAATCTCCTGCTGATCCACATGCTGCAGTGTATTATCAGCAAGACAATTTGGAAGACTGCCATGAAGACTTGGAGGATGCAAATGAGATGGGTGGTTATAAAGATGAAGATGATGCTGTTGTTGTTTCTAGTCCGGCAACTGATGAAGAGGATAGAGGGGACATAGATAATGGTACAGGGGCTGATGTTAAGGATTCGCCTGGTACTTATGGTGAAACTGCTATGGATCTGCTGGGAAAAATTCCCAATAATAACAATAGAGAGGATTCTGATGTTCAAGATGATTCCTGCACATCTTACGAGTATCAGAGAGACGGAATAGAACAATGCTGTCCGCATGACGAGGGAAGTCTGGGGAGCTAA